A window of Lagopus muta isolate bLagMut1 chromosome 16, bLagMut1 primary, whole genome shotgun sequence contains these coding sequences:
- the TGM2 gene encoding protein-glutamine gamma-glutamyltransferase 2, translating into MAEELVLETWDLQCERNGREHRTAEMGSQQLVVRRGQPFTITLNFTGRDYEEGVDKLAFNVETGPCPIETSGTRSHFTLTDCPEEGTWSAVLQQQDGAVLCVSLCSPSSARVGRYRLTLEASTEYQGSSFHLGDFVLLFNAWHPDDAVYLQEEDERREYVLSQQGLIYMGSRDYITSTPWNFGQFEDEILAICLEMLDINPKFLRDQNLDCSHRNDPVYIGRVVSAMVNCNDEDHGVLLGRWDNHYEDGMSPMAWIGSVDILKRWRRLGCQPVKYGQCWVFAAVACTVMRCLGVPSRVVTNYNSAHDTNGNLVIDRYLSEDGVEERRSRDMIWNFHCWVECWMTRPDLAPGYDGWQALDPTPQEKSEGVYCCGPAPVKAIKEGDLQMQYDIPFVFAEVNADVVYWIVQSNGEQRKSTHSSVVGKNISTKSVGRDSREDITHTYKYPEGSEKEREVFSKAEHEKSSLGEQDEGLHMRIKLSEGANNGSDFDVFAVISNDTDTERECRLRLCARTASYNGEVGPQCGSKDLLNLTLQPRLAQSVPLRILYEQYGPNLTQDNMIKVVALLTEYESGDSVVAIRDVYIQNPEIKIRILGEPMQERKLVAEITLVNPLAEPLNNCTFVVEGAGLTEGQRIEELEDPVEPQAEAKFRMEFVPRQAGLRKLMVDFESDKLTGVKGYRNVIIAPLPK; encoded by the exons ATGGCCGAAG agctggtgctggagaCGTGGGACCTGCAGTGCGAGCGCAATGGCCGCGAGCACCGGACGGCAGAGatgggcagccagcagctggtgGTGCGGCGCGGGCAGCCCTTCACCATCACCCTGAACTTCACGGGCCGGGACTACGAGGAGGGGGTGGACAAACTCGCCTTCAACGTGGAGACGG GGCCCTGCCCCATTGAGACGTCGGGCACCAGGTCACACTTCACCTTGACTGACTGCCCTGAGGAGGGGACCTggagtgcagtgctgcagcagcaggacggggctgtgctctgtgtctcGCTCTGCTCCCCCAGCAGTGCCCGCGTGGGCCGCTACCGCCTGACGCTGGAGGCCTCCACCGAGTACCAGGGCTCCAGCTTCCACCTCGGGGACTTCGTTCTGCTCTTCAATGCCTGGCACCCAG ACGATGCAGTGTACCTGCAGGAAGAGGACGAGCGCCGTGAATATGTGCTGTCCCAGCAGGGGCTCATCTACATGGGCTCCAGGGACTACATCACCTCCACACCCTGGAACTTCGGGCAG TTTGAAGATGAGATCTTGGCCATCTGCCTTGAGATGCTGGACATCAACCCCAAATTCCTGCGGGATCAAAACCTGGACTGCTCTCATCGCAATGACCCCGTTTACATTGGCAGGGTGGTGAGCGCCATG GTCAACTGCAATGATGAAGACcatggggtgctgctggggcGCTGGGACAACCACTATGAGGATGGGATGAGCCCCATGGCATGGATCGGCAGCGTGGACATCCTCAAGAGGTGGAGGAGGTTGGGCTGCCAGCCTGTCAAGTACGGCCAGTGCTGGGTCTTCGCTGCTGTGGCGTGCACCG TTATGCGCTGCCTGGGTGTCCCCAGCCGTGTGGTCACCAACTACAACTCTGCCCATGACACCAATGGCAACCTGGTGATCGACCGCTACCTGAGCGAGGACGGCGTGGAGGAGCGGCGCTCCAGGGACATGATCTG GAACTTCCACTGCTGGGTGGAGTGCTGGATGACCCGGCCTGACCTGGCACCTGGATACGATGGGTGGCAAGCGCTGGACCCCACACCCCAGGAGAAGAGCGAAG gggTTTACTGCTGCGGGCCGGCCCCCGTCAAGGCCATCAAGGAGGGCGACCTGCAGATGCAGTACGACATCCCCTTCGTCTTCGCGGAGGTCAATGCCGATGTGGTGTACTGGATCGTTCAGAGTAATGGCGAGCAGAGGAAGAGCACCCACTCCTCAGTGGTGGGGAAGAACATCAGCACCAAGAGCGTCGGCAGGGACAGCCGTGAGGACATCACCCACACCTACAAGTATCCAGAGG GGTCTGAGAAGGAGCGAGAGGTGTTCAGCAAGGCGGAGCACGAGAAGAGCTCGCTGGGTGAGCAGGACGAGGGGCTGCACATGCGGATCAAGCTGTCAGAGGGCGCCAACAACGGCTCCGACTTCGATGTCTTCGCTGTCATCAGCAACGACACAGACACGGAGCGTGAGTGCAGGCTGAGGCTGTGCGCCCGCACTGCCAGCTACAACGGCGAGGTGGGCCCGCAGTGCGGCTCCAAGGACCTGCTGAACCTCACCCTGCAGCCCCGCCTGG CACAGAGCGTACCTTTGCGCATCCTCTATGAGCAGTATGGGCCCAATCTGACCCAGGACAACATGATCAAGGTGGTGGCTCTGCTGACTGAGTATGAGAGTGGTGACAGCGTGGTGGCCATCAGGGATGTCTACATCCAGAACCCGGAGATCAAGATCAGG ATTTTAGGGGAGCCGATGCAGGAGCGGAAGCTGGTGGCAGAGATCACACTGGTGAACCCACTGGCAGAGCCGCTGAACAACTGCACGTTCGTGGTGGAAGGCGCCGGCCTCACTGAGGGGCAGAGGATCGAGGAGCT tgaGGACCCCGTGGAGCCACAGGCAGAGGCCAAGTTCCGGATGGAGTTCGTGCCGCGCCAGGCCGGGCTGCGCAAGCTGATGGTGGACTTTGAGAGTGACAAGCTGACAGGAGTGAAGGGCTACCGCAACGTCATCATCGCACCCCTGCCCAAGTGA